The Candidatus Bathyarchaeota archaeon DNA window TGTCGGTCCTCCTGCTTAAATGCTCCAGACCAGCCTCCATATCCATAATGGTCAGATCATAATTTTTGGAGATGGAGTCAATTATGGACGCTAGAAGATAGTTGACACTGCAATAGCACCCCTCCCCCTCAGACCTGCCCATTGCAAGCAAGTCGAACCGCTCGGTCTCAACGAGGACACTATTTATACCCCCCTCTAAAAGTTCCTTCTTTGTCACAGTCGGTGGGATTTCACCTCGATCAATTTTTCTCTTCAACTCATCGACAACCATGCCTACGGTTCGACCTATCTTCACCCCTAAGACATCAGGCAGGTTCGTCGCAGGATCAGCGTCAACTGCAAGAATAGACTTGCTACCCCTTTCGATCAGACTCTTCAGAATTAGTGCGGTGATCGT harbors:
- a CDS encoding AAA family ATPase; this encodes MVISVSGKGGTGKTTITALILKSLIERGSKSILAVDADPATNLPDVLGVKIGRTVGMVVDELKRKIDRGEIPPTVTKKELLEGGINSVLVETERFDLLAMGRSEGEGCYCSVNYLLASIIDSISKNYDLTIMDMEAGLEHLSRRTDRDVDVMLVVTDTSKMGFQTASRIREVAEKVHIDFKSMFLVLNQFKSGNGEYLKRIAEEIGFELIGIIPVDPNVECYNLAGRSLLELPGNSPAYLSVGKMVERLGLLNNNF